A genomic stretch from Kribbella jejuensis includes:
- a CDS encoding TIGR03842 family LLM class F420-dependent oxidoreductase — translation MDFGVVFQCDPPASTVVELARKAEDAGFSYVWTFDSHLLWQEPFVIYSQILAATQRVIVGPMVTNPGTRDWTVIASQFATLNEMFGNRTICGIGRGDSALRTLGAKPGTIDEMKQCVEVVRGLARGETVEYRGQQLKFAWVDNGALDVWVAAYGPRALQATGEVGDGYILQLADPDIAEWMIGAVRRSAEQAGRDPEAIKFCVAAPAYVGDDLEHQREQTRWFGGMVGNHVADIVARYGASGAVPKALTDYIEGRKGYDYAEHGRAGNTHTAFVPDEVVDRFCILGPPENHLSRLAALKSLGVDQFALYLQHDAKEQTLTSYGKDIIPSFHV, via the coding sequence GTGGACTTCGGTGTGGTGTTCCAGTGTGATCCGCCCGCGTCCACGGTCGTGGAGCTGGCGCGGAAGGCGGAGGACGCCGGGTTCTCCTACGTGTGGACGTTCGACTCGCACCTGCTCTGGCAGGAGCCGTTCGTGATCTACAGCCAGATCCTGGCGGCCACGCAGCGGGTGATCGTCGGGCCGATGGTGACGAACCCGGGCACCCGGGACTGGACCGTGATCGCGTCCCAGTTCGCCACGCTGAACGAGATGTTCGGCAACCGGACGATCTGCGGGATCGGCCGCGGCGACTCGGCATTGCGGACGCTCGGCGCCAAGCCCGGCACGATCGACGAGATGAAGCAGTGCGTCGAGGTGGTCCGCGGACTGGCCCGTGGTGAGACCGTCGAGTATCGCGGTCAGCAGCTGAAGTTCGCCTGGGTCGACAACGGGGCGCTGGACGTGTGGGTGGCGGCGTACGGTCCGCGCGCCCTGCAGGCAACCGGTGAGGTCGGCGACGGGTACATCCTCCAGCTCGCCGACCCGGACATCGCCGAGTGGATGATCGGTGCGGTACGCCGTTCCGCCGAGCAGGCGGGCCGCGATCCCGAGGCGATCAAGTTCTGCGTGGCGGCGCCGGCGTACGTCGGGGACGACCTGGAACACCAGCGCGAGCAGACCCGCTGGTTCGGCGGGATGGTCGGCAACCACGTGGCCGACATCGTCGCGCGGTACGGCGCGTCGGGCGCGGTGCCGAAGGCGCTCACCGACTACATCGAGGGGCGGAAAGGGTACGACTACGCCGAACACGGTCGCGCCGGCAATACCCACACCGCCTTCGTCCCCGACGAGGTCGTCGACCGCTTCTGCATCCTCGGCCCGCCCGAGAACCACCTCTCCCGCCTAGCCGCCCTGAAGTCCCTCGGCGTAGACCAGTTCGCCCTCTACCTCCAACACGACGCCAAAGAACAAACCCTCACGTCGTACGGCAAGGACATCATCCCGTCCTTCCACGTATGA
- a CDS encoding carbohydrate kinase family protein — MTEQQGEYDVFVQGTVFYDIVMTGLESAPITGTEIFAEGMGSCPGGVANFAIAAARLGLKSGLAAVFGDDVYADFCWRTLADQEGVDLSHSRRIGHWHSPVTVSMSIDRDRAMVTHAHEAPGDPSKLVGPGLSTRSAIVPVAEELPGWTVEARESGALLFGDVGWDPTDEWSPAVLEVLDGFHAFTPNAGEAMAYTRTDTPKAALHKLAERVPLAVVTNGADGVLAIDQTTGEEEQVPALPVRSYDPTGAGDVFLASLVLGTLRGWPLAHRLAFGNLCAGLSVQHFGGSLAAPGWGDIIDWVRDHSRHRPGGVDPDILRHYAFIGDVLPAGPVPIVRRASATIARQSDA; from the coding sequence GTGACGGAGCAGCAGGGCGAATACGACGTGTTCGTACAAGGGACCGTGTTCTACGACATCGTCATGACCGGTCTCGAGTCCGCCCCGATCACCGGGACCGAGATCTTCGCCGAGGGCATGGGGTCCTGCCCCGGCGGCGTCGCGAACTTCGCGATCGCGGCCGCCCGGCTCGGCCTGAAGAGCGGCCTGGCCGCGGTCTTCGGCGACGACGTGTACGCCGACTTCTGCTGGCGGACGCTCGCTGACCAGGAGGGTGTCGACCTGTCGCACTCGCGCCGGATCGGCCACTGGCACTCCCCGGTCACGGTGTCGATGTCGATCGATCGCGACCGCGCGATGGTCACCCACGCCCACGAGGCGCCCGGCGACCCGAGCAAGCTGGTCGGTCCGGGCCTGAGCACCCGCTCCGCGATCGTGCCGGTCGCGGAGGAGTTGCCCGGCTGGACGGTCGAGGCTCGCGAGTCCGGCGCGCTGCTGTTCGGCGACGTCGGCTGGGACCCGACCGACGAGTGGTCACCCGCCGTACTCGAGGTACTGGACGGGTTCCACGCGTTCACCCCGAACGCGGGCGAGGCGATGGCCTACACCCGCACCGACACGCCGAAGGCCGCCCTGCACAAGCTCGCCGAGCGCGTCCCGCTCGCCGTGGTGACGAACGGCGCGGACGGTGTACTCGCGATCGACCAGACGACCGGCGAGGAGGAGCAGGTACCGGCGCTGCCCGTGCGCTCGTACGACCCGACCGGGGCCGGCGACGTGTTTCTCGCCTCGCTCGTGCTCGGAACGCTCCGCGGTTGGCCGCTGGCGCACCGGCTAGCGTTCGGCAACCTGTGCGCCGGGCTGTCCGTGCAGCATTTCGGCGGATCGCTCGCCGCGCCCGGCTGGGGCGACATCATCGACTGGGTCCGGGACCACAGCCGGCACCGTCCCGGCGGCGTCGACCCGGACATCCTGCGGCACTACGCGTTCATCGGCGACGTACTCCCGGCCGGCCCGGTGCCGATCGTCCGCCGCGCCTCCGCGACCATCGCCCGCCAGTCCGACGCCTAG
- the smpB gene encoding SsrA-binding protein SmpB → MVKQSGREKPIAQNRKARHDYHIEDVVEAGLVLTGTEVKSLRQGRASLVDAFAAVRGNELWLQGMHIPEYKHGTWTNHEPRRTRKLLLHKDEVAKLIRAVEQQGVSLIPLSLYFKDGYAKVELATGRGKKDYDKRHALAERQANREAQRALSDRHRG, encoded by the coding sequence ATGGTGAAACAGTCCGGCCGGGAGAAGCCGATCGCGCAGAACCGTAAGGCGCGACACGACTACCACATCGAGGACGTGGTGGAGGCCGGGCTGGTGCTGACCGGGACCGAGGTCAAGTCCCTGCGGCAGGGCCGGGCCTCCCTGGTCGACGCCTTCGCCGCCGTCCGTGGGAACGAGCTGTGGCTGCAGGGCATGCACATCCCGGAGTACAAGCACGGCACGTGGACCAACCACGAACCACGCCGTACCCGCAAGCTCCTCCTGCACAAGGACGAGGTCGCAAAACTCATCCGAGCCGTAGAACAACAGGGTGTCTCCCTCATCCCCCTGTCCCTGTACTTCAAGGACGGCTACGCGAAGGTCGAGCTGGCCACCGGCCGAGGCAAGAAGGACTACGACAAACGCCACGCCCTAGCCGAACGCCAAGCCAACCGGGAAGCCCAAAGAGCCCTCTCCGACCGCCACCGCGGCTGA
- a CDS encoding M23 family metallopeptidase translates to MVRQTVVTACCLVLSLSAGVLAAVPSAPSAQARPPDPAAKKKQLDSQINQSKADLDDASDQLGKSVAAYNQAVTKYQAVQVRYAAAQGQLAAAKAADAVAAGKLVAAEAALRTAASDVAAGEKLIAEKRAVAGRAVRSAYQQQNGLVGLSIALRGAAPADIATGMQVQRNVFGIQSNAITNLNNAQAQLASKQVKMAAAEQDAETARAEAAATVQKVTELTKQVAADRAEAAAVAAVKLTAFKAAEKEKNTELAQYNSLLRERNRVQQMLIAQAKAEKAAAARRKAAAEAAERARARKEHRQPRDIPDPPSTGDGRLGYPVSSYITSPYGMRFHPVLHIWKLHDGTDFRAPCGTPVRAAADGVVTDKYYNGGYGNRLFISHGVIGGHSITTVYNHLSKYKAHVGERVKRGEIIAWSGTTGYSTGCHLHFMVYKDGNVVNPMGWL, encoded by the coding sequence GTGGTCCGGCAGACTGTGGTTACCGCTTGCTGCCTCGTCCTGTCCCTGTCCGCCGGCGTCCTGGCCGCGGTCCCGTCCGCTCCGTCCGCGCAGGCGCGGCCGCCGGACCCGGCCGCCAAGAAGAAGCAACTCGACTCGCAGATCAACCAGTCCAAGGCTGATCTCGACGACGCGTCCGACCAGCTCGGCAAGTCCGTTGCCGCGTACAACCAAGCCGTCACGAAGTACCAGGCCGTCCAGGTCCGCTACGCCGCCGCGCAGGGGCAGCTCGCCGCCGCGAAGGCCGCCGACGCGGTTGCCGCGGGCAAGCTTGTCGCGGCCGAGGCGGCGTTGCGTACGGCGGCCTCGGACGTCGCGGCCGGTGAGAAGCTGATCGCGGAGAAGCGGGCCGTCGCGGGGCGCGCCGTACGGTCGGCGTACCAGCAGCAGAACGGTCTGGTCGGGCTGTCGATCGCGCTGCGCGGTGCGGCGCCGGCCGACATCGCCACCGGCATGCAGGTGCAGCGCAACGTGTTCGGCATCCAGAGCAACGCGATCACCAACCTGAACAACGCGCAGGCGCAGCTCGCCAGCAAGCAGGTCAAGATGGCCGCCGCGGAGCAGGACGCCGAGACGGCTCGCGCCGAAGCCGCGGCCACGGTGCAGAAGGTCACCGAGCTGACCAAGCAGGTCGCGGCCGACCGAGCGGAGGCGGCAGCGGTCGCGGCGGTCAAGCTGACCGCGTTCAAGGCGGCCGAGAAGGAGAAGAACACCGAGCTCGCGCAGTACAACTCGCTGTTGCGGGAGCGGAACCGGGTCCAGCAGATGCTGATCGCCCAGGCGAAGGCCGAGAAGGCGGCCGCAGCGCGCCGGAAGGCGGCGGCCGAGGCGGCCGAGCGGGCTCGCGCGCGGAAGGAGCACCGGCAGCCGCGGGACATCCCGGATCCGCCGTCGACGGGTGACGGACGGCTCGGGTACCCGGTGAGCAGCTATATCACGTCGCCGTACGGGATGCGGTTCCACCCGGTGCTGCACATCTGGAAGCTGCACGACGGTACGGACTTCCGCGCTCCCTGCGGTACGCCGGTCCGCGCCGCCGCCGACGGGGTGGTGACGGACAAGTACTACAACGGTGGTTACGGGAACCGGCTGTTCATCTCACACGGGGTGATCGGCGGGCACTCGATCACGACGGTCTACAACCACTTGTCGAAGTACAAGGCCCACGTCGGTGAACGGGTCAAGCGCGGCGAGATCATCGCCTGGTCCGGTACGACGGGCTACTCGACCGGCTGCCACTTGCACTTCATGGTCTACAAGGACGGCAACGTGGTTAATCCCATGGGGTGGCTGTGA
- the ftsE gene encoding cell division ATP-binding protein FtsE: MIRFENVSKTYEGQTKAALLNVNVEIEKGEFVFLVGTSGSGKSTFLRLVLREHRTSKGHIMVAGKDLNRLASWRIPQMRRQIGTVFQDFRLLPNKTVAENVAFALQVIGKPRSHIRKTVPEVLELVGLDGKEDRLPDELSGGEQQRVAIARAFVNRPMILIADEPTGNLDPGTSVGIMKLLDRINRTGTTVVMATHDVSIVDQMRKRVIELENGHVVRDESRGVYGYQH, encoded by the coding sequence GTGATCCGCTTCGAGAATGTTTCCAAGACGTACGAGGGCCAGACCAAGGCCGCTCTGCTGAACGTCAACGTCGAGATCGAGAAAGGCGAGTTCGTCTTCCTGGTCGGTACCTCCGGGTCCGGCAAGTCGACGTTCCTGCGTCTGGTCCTGCGCGAGCACCGCACGTCCAAGGGTCACATCATGGTGGCCGGCAAGGACCTGAACCGGCTCGCCAGCTGGCGGATCCCGCAGATGCGCCGCCAGATCGGCACCGTGTTCCAGGACTTCCGGCTGCTGCCGAACAAGACCGTCGCGGAGAACGTCGCGTTCGCGCTGCAGGTGATCGGCAAGCCCCGCTCGCACATCCGCAAGACGGTGCCCGAGGTGCTCGAGCTGGTCGGTCTGGACGGCAAGGAGGACCGGCTCCCGGACGAGCTGTCCGGCGGTGAGCAGCAGCGGGTCGCGATCGCGCGCGCGTTCGTGAACCGGCCGATGATCCTGATCGCCGACGAGCCGACCGGAAACCTCGACCCCGGTACGTCGGTGGGCATCATGAAGCTGCTGGACCGGATCAACCGGACCGGTACGACGGTCGTGATGGCCACCCACGACGTGTCGATCGTCGACCAGATGCGCAAACGAGTGATCGAGCTCGAGAACGGTCACGTCGTCCGCGACGAGTCGCGCGGCGTCTACGGCTACCAGCACTGA
- a CDS encoding ABC transporter substrate-binding protein has protein sequence MSGMTRRRLLGIGAGLSAMAVAGCGSNSGRPSTSSGSKPTLQQWYHQYGEAGTQQAVERYAKAYPDATVTIQWSPGDYDKKASTALLTDQGPDVFEYGNGPTIDMIKGNQVVELTDLLGDAKSDFNPALVERMTYQGKLYGIPQVVDMQLLVYRKSLLSAAGVQPPQTVDELLDAAKKLTTNKVKGLFVGNDGGVGVLGGPALWSAGLDYLTADNQFGFDDPAAVESLRKLREFWTAKVLLLGAPTDWSDPSAFTQGLTAMQFTGLWTLPAIEKALPGDYGVLPWPKLNATTGKPSVPIGAYGSCVNAKSKNVDAAKKYVKWLWVDQTDDQLDFAQSYGFHIPARKSLVEKADKLKSGPAADAAKLATENGHAQTPILWSPKAGSAYSDALNRIIRSGADPATEIKTVKSVTEAELKRITG, from the coding sequence ATGAGTGGGATGACGCGGCGGCGGTTGCTGGGGATCGGCGCCGGCCTGTCGGCGATGGCGGTGGCAGGCTGTGGGTCCAACAGCGGACGGCCGTCCACGAGCAGCGGCTCCAAGCCGACGCTGCAGCAGTGGTACCACCAGTACGGCGAAGCGGGCACGCAGCAGGCGGTGGAGCGGTACGCCAAGGCCTACCCGGACGCCACCGTCACGATCCAGTGGTCGCCCGGCGACTACGACAAGAAGGCCTCGACCGCGCTGCTGACCGATCAGGGACCGGACGTCTTCGAGTACGGCAACGGTCCCACGATCGACATGATCAAGGGCAACCAGGTCGTCGAACTCACCGACCTGCTCGGCGACGCGAAGTCCGACTTCAACCCCGCCCTGGTCGAGCGGATGACGTACCAGGGCAAGCTGTACGGCATTCCACAGGTCGTCGACATGCAGCTGCTCGTGTACCGCAAGAGCCTGCTGAGCGCGGCCGGCGTACAACCCCCGCAGACTGTGGACGAGCTGCTCGACGCGGCGAAGAAGCTGACCACCAACAAGGTCAAGGGTCTGTTCGTCGGCAACGACGGCGGCGTCGGCGTGCTCGGCGGGCCGGCGTTGTGGTCGGCCGGGCTCGACTACCTGACCGCCGACAACCAGTTCGGCTTCGACGATCCGGCCGCGGTCGAATCGCTGCGCAAGCTGCGGGAGTTCTGGACCGCGAAGGTGCTGTTGCTCGGGGCACCGACCGACTGGTCCGACCCGTCGGCCTTCACCCAGGGTCTGACCGCGATGCAGTTCACCGGCCTGTGGACGCTACCCGCGATCGAGAAGGCGCTGCCGGGCGACTACGGCGTACTCCCCTGGCCGAAGCTGAACGCCACCACGGGCAAGCCGAGCGTCCCGATCGGCGCGTACGGGTCGTGTGTGAACGCGAAGTCGAAGAACGTCGACGCGGCGAAGAAGTACGTCAAGTGGCTGTGGGTCGATCAGACCGACGACCAGCTCGACTTCGCGCAGTCGTACGGCTTCCACATCCCGGCCCGCAAGAGCCTGGTCGAGAAGGCGGACAAGCTGAAGTCCGGCCCCGCGGCTGACGCGGCCAAGCTGGCGACCGAGAACGGCCACGCGCAGACCCCGATCCTGTGGTCGCCGAAGGCGGGCTCGGCGTACTCCGACGCGCTGAACAGGATCATCCGCAGCGGCGCCGACCCGGCCACCGAGATCAAGACCGTCAAGTCCGTGACCGAGGCCGAGCTCAAGCGGATCACCGGCTGA
- a CDS encoding nitrilase-related carbon-nitrogen hydrolase produces MAEVVRAALVQTSWTGDKESMIKAHEEYARQAAAQGARVICFQELFYGPYFCQKQDAEYYEYAEAVPGPTTERFAALAEELGMVMVLPVYEQEQPGVLYNTAAVIDADGTYLGKYRKNHIPQVKGFWEKFYFRPGNLGYPIFDTAVGRIGVYICYDRHFPEGWRALGLAGAKIVFNPSATSRGLSAYLWKLEQPASAVANEYYIGAINRVGIESEFGDNDFYGTSYFVDPEGKFVGDVGHDHDPELIVRDLDLGLLDTVRDRWQFYRDRRPDAYGDLTKP; encoded by the coding sequence GTGGCGGAGGTTGTGCGGGCGGCGCTTGTGCAGACTTCTTGGACGGGTGACAAGGAGTCGATGATCAAGGCGCATGAGGAGTACGCGCGGCAGGCGGCTGCCCAAGGGGCGCGGGTGATTTGTTTTCAGGAGTTGTTCTACGGGCCGTACTTCTGTCAGAAGCAGGATGCGGAGTACTACGAGTACGCCGAGGCCGTGCCGGGGCCGACGACCGAGCGGTTCGCCGCCCTTGCCGAGGAGCTCGGGATGGTGATGGTGCTGCCGGTGTACGAGCAGGAGCAGCCGGGGGTGCTGTACAACACGGCTGCGGTTATCGATGCCGACGGCACCTATCTGGGGAAGTACCGGAAGAACCACATCCCGCAGGTGAAGGGGTTCTGGGAGAAGTTCTACTTCCGTCCCGGCAATCTCGGGTACCCGATCTTCGACACCGCGGTCGGGCGGATCGGCGTCTACATCTGCTACGACCGGCACTTCCCCGAGGGTTGGCGGGCGCTCGGGCTGGCCGGCGCGAAGATCGTGTTCAATCCGTCGGCGACCAGCCGCGGCCTCTCGGCGTACTTGTGGAAGCTCGAGCAGCCCGCGTCCGCGGTCGCGAACGAGTACTACATCGGCGCGATCAACCGGGTCGGCATCGAGTCCGAGTTCGGCGACAACGACTTCTACGGTACGTCGTACTTCGTCGACCCGGAGGGGAAGTTCGTCGGCGACGTCGGGCACGACCACGATCCGGAACTGATCGTCCGCGACCTGGACCTCGGCCTGCTGGACACGGTCCGGGACCGCTGGCAGTTCTACCGCGACCGCCGCCCGGACGCGTACGGAGACCTGACGAAACCGTAG
- the hydA gene encoding dihydropyrimidinase yields MSLLVKGGTVVGSTGTRRADVLVDGEKIVAVLDPSFTPTITADQVIDAEGKYVIPGGIDAHTHMELPFGGTAASDTFDTGTRAAAYGGTTTIIDFAVQRTGEVVQDGLAAWHAKADGNCHIDYAFHMILGGVDADALKAMDQLVADEGITSFKLFMAYPGVFYSDDGQILRAMQTARENGAMIMMHAENGIAIDVLVQQAIERGETDPIYHGITRPAALEAEATNRAIALAEVARDCPLYIVHLSASEALEKVAAARHAGRNVFAETCPQYLYLTLEDQLGAPGFEGAKWVCSTPLRSKHEHHQRDLWKGLRNNELAVVSTDHCPFCMKDQKELGLGDFSKIPNGIGGVEHRVDLLYQGVVDGKLSLERWVETIATTPARMFGLYPRKGVVEPGSDADLVIYDPNGTTRIGVETHHMNMDYSAYEGVEIQGRVGTVISRGEVIVADGNYHGRKGRGKFLKRGLSSYLM; encoded by the coding sequence ATGTCGTTGCTGGTCAAGGGTGGAACCGTCGTCGGATCGACCGGGACCCGCCGGGCGGACGTGCTCGTCGACGGCGAGAAGATCGTCGCGGTCCTGGACCCGTCGTTCACACCGACGATCACCGCGGACCAGGTGATCGATGCCGAGGGCAAGTACGTGATCCCGGGCGGGATCGACGCGCACACGCACATGGAGCTGCCGTTCGGCGGTACGGCGGCCAGCGACACGTTCGACACCGGCACCCGCGCCGCGGCGTACGGCGGGACCACGACGATCATCGACTTCGCCGTCCAGCGCACCGGCGAGGTGGTCCAGGACGGGCTCGCCGCCTGGCACGCGAAGGCCGACGGCAACTGTCACATCGACTACGCGTTCCACATGATCCTCGGCGGCGTCGACGCGGACGCGCTGAAGGCGATGGACCAGCTCGTCGCGGACGAGGGCATCACCAGCTTCAAGTTGTTCATGGCCTACCCGGGTGTCTTCTACTCCGACGACGGGCAGATCCTGCGCGCGATGCAGACCGCGCGCGAGAACGGCGCGATGATCATGATGCACGCCGAGAACGGGATCGCGATCGACGTCCTCGTCCAGCAGGCGATCGAACGCGGCGAGACCGACCCGATCTACCACGGCATCACCCGACCGGCCGCGCTCGAGGCGGAGGCCACGAACCGGGCGATCGCGCTCGCCGAGGTGGCCCGCGACTGCCCGCTGTACATCGTCCACCTGTCCGCGAGCGAGGCGCTCGAGAAGGTCGCGGCCGCGCGGCACGCGGGCCGGAACGTGTTCGCCGAGACGTGTCCGCAGTACCTCTATCTGACGCTGGAGGACCAGCTCGGGGCGCCCGGGTTCGAAGGCGCGAAGTGGGTCTGTTCGACGCCGCTGCGGAGCAAGCACGAGCACCACCAGCGCGACCTGTGGAAGGGCCTGCGGAACAACGAGCTCGCGGTCGTGTCGACCGACCACTGCCCGTTCTGCATGAAGGACCAGAAGGAGCTCGGCCTCGGCGACTTCTCCAAGATCCCGAACGGGATCGGCGGCGTCGAGCACCGGGTCGACCTGCTGTACCAAGGCGTCGTCGACGGCAAACTGAGCCTGGAGCGCTGGGTGGAGACGATCGCGACCACGCCGGCTCGGATGTTCGGGCTGTACCCGCGCAAGGGCGTCGTCGAGCCGGGGTCGGACGCGGACCTGGTGATCTACGACCCGAACGGCACCACCCGGATCGGGGTCGAGACGCACCACATGAACATGGACTACTCGGCGTACGAAGGGGTCGAGATCCAGGGCCGGGTCGGTACGGTGATCTCCCGCGGCGAGGTGATCGTGGCCGACGGCAACTACCACGGTCGCAAGGGGCGCGGGAAGTTCCTCAAGCGCGGTCTGTCGTCTTACCTGATGTAG
- the ftsX gene encoding permease-like cell division protein FtsX: MRLNYILSDLGIGLKRNLSMTIAVVVTIWVSLSLFGSALLAHEQVNLMKGNWYDKIQISVFLCTKDSGGRGCSGAEVTQEQKNRIQQVIESNPDTAPDGVYTESKAQAFESFKKLYKDSPIVSTVTQDQMQESFRIRLKDPQRYQNLVSAVAGLPGVDTVQDLRQYLDPLFKALNWLQWGSYAGAGLLLVAALMQIANTIRLAAYARRREIGIMRLVGASNFYIQLPFLLEAVLAAIIGAVLACGTLWMIVYFMIMQRAQETFRVWQWVGATETFRATLIMVVVGLVLAVVPTFLTTRKYLKV, from the coding sequence ATGCGCCTGAACTACATCCTCTCCGACCTCGGCATCGGTCTGAAGCGGAACCTCTCGATGACGATCGCGGTCGTCGTCACGATCTGGGTCTCGCTGTCGCTGTTCGGCAGCGCGCTGCTCGCGCACGAGCAGGTGAACCTGATGAAGGGGAACTGGTACGACAAGATCCAGATCTCGGTCTTCCTCTGCACCAAGGACTCCGGCGGCCGCGGCTGCTCCGGCGCCGAGGTGACCCAGGAGCAGAAGAACCGGATCCAGCAGGTGATCGAGTCGAATCCGGACACCGCGCCGGACGGCGTGTACACCGAGTCGAAGGCGCAGGCGTTCGAGTCGTTCAAGAAGCTGTACAAGGACTCGCCGATCGTCAGCACGGTCACCCAGGACCAGATGCAGGAGTCGTTCCGGATCCGGCTCAAGGACCCGCAGCGCTACCAGAACCTGGTCAGCGCGGTGGCCGGCCTGCCGGGCGTGGACACGGTGCAGGACCTCAGGCAGTACCTCGATCCACTGTTCAAGGCGCTCAACTGGCTGCAGTGGGGCTCGTACGCCGGAGCCGGCCTGCTGCTCGTCGCCGCGCTGATGCAGATTGCGAACACGATCCGGCTGGCGGCGTACGCGCGCAGACGTGAGATCGGGATCATGCGCCTGGTCGGTGCCTCGAACTTCTACATCCAGCTGCCGTTCCTGCTGGAAGCGGTACTGGCCGCCATCATCGGCGCCGTACTGGCCTGCGGCACCCTGTGGATGATCGTGTACTTCATGATCATGCAGCGCGCGCAGGAGACGTTCCGGGTCTGGCAGTGGGTCGGCGCCACCGAAACCTTCCGGGCCACGCTGATCATGGTCGTGGTCGGCCTGGTGCTGGCGGTCGTCCCGACATTCCTGACGACGCGGAAATACCTCAAAGTCTGA
- a CDS encoding cytidine deaminase — translation MFTLQPLTDDDRELIELARRTVDANTDGPDGVHTMGAAVRGADGRMYAGINLYHFTGGPCAELVALGRARADGARELTTIVAVGNEGRGVVGPCGRDRQILVDYHPTIRVILPSPTGPGSVPAPALLPGPYRWTP, via the coding sequence ATGTTCACGCTGCAACCGCTCACCGACGACGACCGCGAGCTGATCGAGCTGGCCCGCCGCACCGTCGACGCGAACACCGACGGACCCGACGGCGTCCACACCATGGGCGCCGCGGTCCGCGGTGCGGACGGCCGGATGTACGCCGGCATCAACCTGTACCACTTCACCGGCGGCCCGTGCGCCGAACTGGTCGCCCTCGGCCGCGCCCGCGCCGACGGCGCCCGCGAACTCACCACAATCGTCGCCGTAGGCAACGAAGGCCGAGGCGTCGTCGGCCCCTGCGGCCGCGACCGCCAGATCCTCGTCGACTACCACCCAACAATCCGCGTCATCCTCCCGTCCCCCACCGGCCCCGGCTCAGTCCCCGCCCCAGCCCTCCTCCCAGGCCCCTACCGCTGGACCCCTTGA
- a CDS encoding type II toxin-antitoxin system RelE/ParE family toxin has protein sequence MGWQITLHPEVENWFLALCEREPETGDLIEDAIDQLVDEGPTAGRPLVDRVKGSRFHNMKELRPASSGRSEIRILFAFDPAREAIILVAGDKSGQWESWYRTAIPLADERFAEHLIALKEEG, from the coding sequence ATGGGTTGGCAGATTACCCTCCATCCGGAGGTCGAGAACTGGTTCTTGGCCCTGTGCGAGCGTGAGCCGGAGACCGGAGATCTCATCGAGGACGCGATCGACCAGTTGGTCGATGAGGGACCGACAGCCGGTCGGCCGCTGGTGGACCGTGTGAAAGGTAGCCGATTCCACAACATGAAAGAGCTGCGTCCTGCATCGTCGGGCCGGAGCGAGATCCGGATTCTCTTCGCCTTCGACCCGGCGCGCGAAGCTATCATCCTTGTGGCAGGGGACAAATCCGGGCAATGGGAAAGTTGGTATCGGACGGCGATTCCGTTGGCGGACGAGCGGTTCGCGGAACACTTGATCGCGCTGAAGGAGGAGGGATGA
- a CDS encoding helix-turn-helix domain-containing protein: protein MTMNGYSKWEDVKAKAQAADSRSPAERAAGKQAARERREAYVRGHQLAEMRKAAGVTQTALAELLQVSQARISKIESGEISGIDVIRAYVTALGGSVDLVATLGDRTWKVA, encoded by the coding sequence ATGACGATGAACGGATACTCGAAGTGGGAGGATGTCAAGGCCAAGGCGCAGGCTGCAGACTCCCGGTCGCCCGCCGAGCGCGCCGCCGGCAAGCAGGCAGCTCGTGAGCGGCGCGAGGCGTATGTCCGTGGACACCAGCTGGCGGAGATGCGCAAAGCGGCGGGCGTCACGCAGACCGCCCTTGCTGAGCTCCTGCAGGTCTCTCAAGCGCGGATCTCGAAGATCGAGAGTGGTGAGATCTCCGGTATTGACGTCATCCGTGCGTATGTCACAGCTCTGGGTGGCAGCGTGGACCTGGTCGCGACTCTTGGCGATCGGACGTGGAAGGTCGCCTGA